The following are encoded in a window of Aythya fuligula isolate bAytFul2 chromosome 26, bAytFul2.pri, whole genome shotgun sequence genomic DNA:
- the TBXA2R gene encoding thromboxane A2 receptor, with the protein MGWGDAEFPNVSLAARPDTCFGVVNLSSSLNETQKKAIASPWFSTAFGLIGLCSNLFALYVLLSSSRKLTSRSRSSFLVFLCGLVVTDFMGLLVTASVIIPYHFIKFNWAEVDPGCHLCNFLGFSMVFFGQCPLLLGATMAGERFFGINHPFSRSTSISKRRAWSIVGMVWGFSCLLGLLPVLGLGRYTLQYPGSWCFLTLLPDTGNAIFCLLFALLGIFSVVLSFIFNTVSVVTLCRVYHDRESVQRRRDSEVEMMVQLVGIMIIATICWMPLLIFIIQTILQQLPAGERARTLPTETQKLLLIYIRMVTWNQILDPWVYILFRRAVLQRVHPGLRARPSLLSLYPVLNPSLRRKLAQEARLQ; encoded by the exons atggggtggggggacgCGGAGTTCCCCAACGTGAGCCTGGCTGCCCGGCCGGACACCTGCTTCGGGGTGGTgaacctcagcagcagcctcaaCGAGACGCAGAAGAAAGCCATCGCCTCGCCCTGGTTCTCCACCGCCTTCGGCCTCATCGGCCTCTGCTCCAACCTCTTCGCCCTCTACGTCCTGCTCAGCTCCTCCCGCAAGCTCACCAGCCGGTCCCGCTCCTCTTTCCTCGTCTTCCTCTGCGGGCTGGTGGTCACAGACTTCATGGGGCTGCTGGTGACGGCCTCGGTCATCATCCCCTACCACTTCATCAAGTTCAACTGGGCCGAGGTGGACCCCGGCTGCCACCTCTGCAACTTCCTCGGCTTCTCCATGGTCTTCTTCGGGCAGTgcccgctgctgctgggggccacCATGGCCGGCGAGAGGTTCTTCGGCATCAACCACCCCTTCTCCCGCTCCACCAGCATCTCCAAGCGCCGCGCGTGGTCCATCGTGGGGATGGTGTGGGgcttctcctgcctgctggggctgctgccggtgctggggctgggccgcTACACGCTGCAGTACCCCGGCTCCTGGTGCTTCCTCACCCTCCTGCCCGACACCGGCAACGCCATCTTCTGCCTGCTCTTCGCCCTGCTGGGCATCTTCTCCGTGGTGCTCTCCTTCATCTTCAACACGGTCAGCGTGGTCACGCTCTGCCGCGTCTACCACGACCGCGAGTCCGTGCAGCGGCGGCGGGACAGCGAGGTGGAGATGATGGTGCAGCTGGTGGGCATCATGATCATCGCCACCATCTGCTGGATGCCGCTCCTG atCTTCATCATCCAGAccatcctgcagcagctgccggCCGGGGAGCGCGCCCGGACGCTGCCCACGGAGAcgcagaagctgctgctcatCTACATCCGCATGGTCACCTGGAACCAGATCCTGGACCCCTGGGTCTATATCCTGTTCCGCCGCGCCGTGCTGCAGCGCGTGCACCCGGGGCTGCGCGCCCggccctccctgctctccctctACCCCGTCCTCAACCCCTCGCTGCGCCGCAAGCTCGCCCAGGAGGCCCGgctgcagtaa
- the GIPC3 gene encoding LOW QUALITY PROTEIN: PDZ domain-containing protein GIPC3 (The sequence of the model RefSeq protein was modified relative to this genomic sequence to represent the inferred CDS: inserted 1 base in 1 codon; substituted 1 base at 1 genomic stop codon) gives MASPLCGGDRTSFELPLCMFGSARGSCPRRAAAAGCSGXASTAGSPGRTAPWRTAWGRSRGAPSRPXAPRPPRVRPRLVFRTQLAHGSPTGRIEGFTNVKELYGKIAEVFSISPTEILFCTLNTHKVDMQKLLGGQIGLEDFIFAHVRGETKEVEVTKTEDALGLTITDNGAGYAFIKRIKEGSIINRIQAVCVGDSIEAINDHTIVGCRHYEVARMLRELPRAQPFTLRLVQPKKAFDMIGQRTRSSSKCPAEGRVASGKETLRLRAQGPATLQEGPSATEEEAARRVDDLLESYMGIRDSELAATMVEMAKQSPGTTALAHGLDSVLGEFAFPPEFVAEVWAAVCSTGGAQE, from the exons ATGGCCTCGCCTCTCTGCGGTGGGGACAGGACCTCCTTCGAGCTGCCCCTCTGCATGTTTGGCTCGGCTCGAGGCTCCTGTCCCCGACGTG CGGCAGCAGCGGGATGCAGCGGGTGAGCAAGCACGGCCGGCAGCCCCGGGAGGACGGCCCCATGGAGAACGGCGTGGGGCAGGAGCCGGGGGGCCCCgagccgcc cagccccgcggcccccgcGCGTCCGCCCCCGCCTGGTGTTCCGCACCCAGCTGGCCCACGGCAGCCCCACGGGCCGCATCGAGGGCTTCACCAACGTCAAGGAGCTCTACGGCAAAATCGCCGAGGTCTTCAGCATCTCGCCCACCGAG ATCCTCTTCTGCACGCTGAACACGCACAAAGTGGACATGCAGAAGCTGCTGGGGGGGCAGATCGGCCTGGAGGACTTCATCTTCGCCCACGTCCGGGGGGAGACGAAGGAGGTGGAGGTGACCAAGACTGAGGACGCGCTGGGGCTCACCATCACGGACAACGGGGCTGGCTACGCCTTCATCAAG cggATCAAGGAGGGGAGCATCATCAACCGCATCCAGGCCGTGTGCGTGGGCGACAGCATCGAGGCCATCAACGACCACACCATCGTGGGCTGCCGGCACTACGAGGTGGCCCGCATGCTGCGGGAGCTGCCCCGCGCTCAGCCCTTCACCCTGCGCCTGGTGCAGCCCAAAAAGGCCTTTG ACATGATCGGGCAGAGGACGCGGAGCAGCAGCAAGTGCCCCGCCGAGGGCAGAGTGGCCAGCGGGAAGGAGACGCTGCGGCTGCGGGCACAGGGCCCGGCCACGCTGCAGGAGGGG CCCAGCGCCACGGAGGAAGAAGCCGCCCGCCGCGtggacgacctgctggagagctaCATGGGCATCCGCGACAGCGAGCTGG ctgccaccATGGTGGAGATGGCGAAGCAGAGCCCTGGCACCACCGCGCTCGCCCACGGCCTGGACTCGGTGCTGGGGGAGTTTGCCTTCCCCCCGGAGTTCGTGGCCGAGGTGTGGGCGGCCGTCTGCAGCACCGGGGGGGCGCAGGAGTag